A stretch of DNA from Mugil cephalus isolate CIBA_MC_2020 chromosome 12, CIBA_Mcephalus_1.1, whole genome shotgun sequence:
TAATATaagatttcctttattttgtcacacacatAGTTATACATGGTGCAGTGCtcagtgaaatgtgttgttgtatCTGCAGCCAGTGGTTAAAAACTACagtaaaaatacaacacatgagataaaataaataagtatgtGTAGATGTATGACtgagagaaataaattaaagttgaatgaaataaaatataaaatgtaaacttaaaAGGGAAAtagctcatatatatatacatgaatttacaatattttaaatagGATGAAAAGACACCTATGATACAAGATATGAAAATAACTCAAAATCTGATGCtcttgtgacatttaaaaagaaaaatgtgccaatttattgtatttttttcttaaattttttgtttgatattttttaatgatgtcTCTGGAAGCATAATTAGATGATTTTGTGTTACATAAATATAGTtcattgtaatattttaaactgtCCTGAGGgattcagtatttttatttatttttattttttcaattaatGCAGGAGGTAGATACTGTGTGTCTGAAAACTATCTACTTATAAATAGGATCCCCTCCTAAAACTCGTTAACAGCATAGTGAAGCTGATGTTTACtcgatatacacacacacacacttgcaagTCTATTAGGTACACTGGGGAAAACAAAGGCATTCTGATATAACCGCAATATGTCCGCAATAAATTCCACATTCACGATcgtttatattaaaataaagtgcaATAATAGTGGGAACTCAACTCTGCGATCCTTTTTGACAGTGTAGTATGTGGTGCTTTTCAATCGTATTGAAGTATTTTTGCCCACAGGCTAAAacggggttgtcaaaataatagcaACACATGTcggtgcaacacaatacaattcaacagtaccacaaaccacagcgcaaacaaacaaactctgaaTGCCACAACTGTCATAAAGCGgcatttagtgcaggactaGTATATTCAAATTCATTTGTTGAACTAGTGAGAGGGTTTGTTGTGTGCATCCAACTCAGATTGCATTTTTAAGCTAGATACAGTaaatacatatgtgtgtgtgttaacagtaGAGTTAAAGTTCAGTCAGATGTTAGCATACTGCtggatataatatatatattaaaaaaaaataaaatcttagaTTCAATTGTGTAAAATAGCACAAAGCAAGTCTTTTGTTAGAAGTAAAACTAACCTTCACAGGTCCTAAAGCTCTGTAGTTCAGAGTTGCACCTAAACTGTTCATCCACTCTTTGCTTTTCTAAAGCCTTACTCATCGTTTTGGACTGTGGAAAAAATTCCCCTAACATTTTTCCTAGACACCAAATTCTCACTTATGAGAAGCATCAGGCTGTTAAgcatttttaacacacacatgaTCATTGCATTTATGCTTTAAGGCCTCTCAATATActgtaaattcttttttttttttaaattcttattatttttaaagccaTTGTTTTAGCTGATTtcgattttattattttataaacttTAAGAAAATATCAGCAGTAGCATCTACAGTGTACCTGCTTTTATGCCATCGCTGTGAGTAGATCTTGACAGTCCCACTTTTCTTTCATGACTCTCCTAAAGGTTGGCTCTCTACAAACAAAATGTCTAAAAGTGAGACAGAAGAGATGATAGAGATCGAGATAGACGAACGGGAGAAACAGACCTGCCTGGAGGAAGGGTGAGCACGAGGAATACATGACTCATTTAAACCTCATACGATTGCACCAAATACTCTTTctcatgtcttttttcttttttgatgttCAGTGTTGAGGAGCAAACCATCACCGCGTCAGATTTGATTCAGCAAGACATCGACATCAGTGAGCCGATTGGCAATTTGAAGAAGCTTTTGGAGCCACGTATTCAAATCTCGCTGGACGCATATGAAATCTGCTTGCAGGACATTCAGGTAATGGTTTACAAATGAACACATCTTTATGTTTAGATACTTTTCTTTACATCAGATATGTAGTACTGTTGTCAGATAAGTCTCCTTTGAAACGTCTTGTTTCACTTCTGATTCATCTTATCTTACGTCTTTCTTCTTAGCTCCACCCCGATCACAGCCTTTTCGATCAGGGAGTAAAGACAGACGGCACGGTGCAGCTCAGCCTGCAGATCATAACCAAACCAGGTACCAGATTAACCAGGAATCACACAACCCATTTCTCTTGGAAGTTCGCCGCTAAAACGCGAACGTTTGACGCTAATCGCTGTTGCTTTGTCTTCCATCCAGGAGAGGAGAAGCTTAACATTTTGGAAATCGTGAAACCGGTGGAAACGGTAGAAGTGGTGATAGATCCAGATGCGGCCGGGGAGGACGGCgctctggtggaggagggacAGCTCATCGCCGTGGAGCGATCTGCCCTGTCGGACGAGACCTCGGAGCAGGTGACGCGCTGGGCCGCTGCACTCGAAGGCTATCGCAAAGAGCAGGTCCGCCTGGGGATACCGTATGGTGAGGAAGGATTTAATTCGGCACCTTAAAGCGGAggaaaactgacaaaataaaacgtgGCTCTAAGTATTTAAAGCatcgctccctctctctgtgtgtccccAGACCCCATGCTCTGGACGGCTGACCAGGTGATCCACTGGGCCGTGTGGGTAATGAAGGAGTTCAACATCGACGAGATGGAAATAGGCAGCATTCACATCCCGGGTCGCGACCTGTGCGGCTTCAACCAGGAGGAGTTCCTTCAGAAAGTTCCCAACGGGGAGATCCTCTGGAGTCACCTGGAACTCCTGCGCAAATGTAAGTCGGCGTCACcgtgaaatgggaaaaaattaaaactcGAATTCTATCTAGTATCTGGTTTGTCAAATGCATcctttgaatttatttcagaCGTGCTGGCCAGTCAGGACCAGTCTGGAGGGGACGCCACTGTCACTATTGATCAGCGTAAGTATTCTAGTGTTAAAAAGTTCTCAACCTGTGTAGACTCTCAGGTTACCTGGCAAGAAAACACAGTGGTTTAAACTCCCGCTGCCTTTCAGCTTCATCAACAGAGAATGAGACCCTAGAACAAAAGCGATTTTCCTCTTCCGTCTTCGAAAAACGTTTAATCTCTTAAAAATGTCCGTCCGTCTCCTCAGCCGTGCAGATAATCCCGGCCCAAGTGAGCACGCCCACTGCTATAAAGGTGTTCAAGCAGAACCGCGGCTCCAGGACGCCGCGCATTTCAGGAGAAGAGCGGAGCTCACCTGGCAACCGCACAGGTACAgtacacaacagacacacacagagactctACGCAGTTACTTTATCGATCATTTCATTAATCTGCAATAAATAAGATAAGAATAATACTGTattgatccacactgaggaaaGTCAAATGACGACTATTAGTCGTTTTGTTTATTGACTAATTAGACGAGTCATAGAAGCTTAGTTGTTGCTAAAAGATCAgctgttgtacagctggatagagtttggTATAAAAGACGTTTTGTAGCGTTCACCAGGGGAGCGGagggagaatgagctcctctgtccctctagtgTTCGGTGCAGTGAGTGTGATgaattgtccataatggagagcagtttatccagtgtcctgtccctcactgagacaaacgactccaactccctactgatcacatgtccagccATCTGGATCAGTGTGTCGATCctgctgatttcttttttgttggtGCTATTCctccaacaaaccacagcaaagaacaggacactcgctacaacagactggtagaaaagACTGAACTAATTTACTGCACACATTAAAAGatctgagcttcctgagaaaatagagtctactcaggcctgtcttgtccacagcatcactgttgtccctccggTCCAGGCTGTTGTtaatgtggactcccaggtacttgtagcggtccactacttccacctccagactCTGGACGGTGATGAGCAATGAATTTGGTTTATTACGaatatttttcacaattttcatacattttatcAACCAAATAGTTGCGCgatgtatttattaatataaaaatgattatttgttGAAGCCTTTTTGATGTTATTCAGAACGTTTGATGACCCATCTGCGACTGAGAGATTGTGGTGTTTTTGTAGACGTGCTAATGCGCCCGTTGCCCCCGTTTCTCCGATTTCCAGGAAACAACGGTCAGATCCAGCTGTGGCAGTTCTTGTTGGAGCTGCTGACGGACAAGGACGCAAGAGACTGCATCTCCTGGGTGGGCGAGGAGGGGGAGTTCAAACTCAACCAGCCCGAGCTCGTGGCGCAGAAATGGGGCCAGCGCAAGAACAAACCAACCATGAACTACGAGAAGCTCAGCAGAGCCCTCAGGTTTGTTTCCTTCAACTACACTTTGGATGCAGCgtggagattttttttgcaaaacctGGTaatattctgttgtgttattcATTCGTTTAGGTATTACTACGACGGGGACATGATCAGCAAGGTGCAAGGCAAGCGCTTCGTCTACAAGTTTGTGTGCGACCTGAGGACTCTGATCGGCTACAGCGCGGCCGAGCTGAACAGCCTGGTGACCGAGTGCGAGCAGAAGAAACTGGCTCGCATGCAGATGCACGGCATCGGGCAGCCCATCACTACAGTGACCCTGGCCACCACCACACTAGACAAGGACAGTTGAAGGAGGCGGGCGTCAAACGGGCCCCGCCGCAGACAAAGTGCGAACTCTCCACTGCTGATCGATCGGAAAATCATGTGTCCGGAAGACGCAGAAAATGCAAAGGGCGACCCCTGATCACTGGGGAGTGTCAGCTTTGTTAATGTCTTGCCTCACGCTAGACTGAGGCaggtaaagtttttttttttttttttttttttttttttttagctttcctTTAGCCAAGAGAAGCGTGTTCAGGATGAGGAGGGAATGTTGTTTGTGATTTACCGTGTGTCGTGTGCATGTGACCGGATGCTTGAAGGTGcgactgaaaaaaaatcccagctcagagctttgtgttgtgttcctcaTCAGTAGTTTAGGATAATTTCCACTGTATATACCGGTACTTCATGTTTTTGATAGCCACAAGGGCAagtgtattttcatattttccat
This window harbors:
- the gabpa gene encoding GA-binding protein alpha chain — encoded protein: MSKSETEEMIEIEIDEREKQTCLEEGVEEQTITASDLIQQDIDISEPIGNLKKLLEPRIQISLDAYEICLQDIQLHPDHSLFDQGVKTDGTVQLSLQIITKPGEEKLNILEIVKPVETVEVVIDPDAAGEDGALVEEGQLIAVERSALSDETSEQVTRWAAALEGYRKEQVRLGIPYDPMLWTADQVIHWAVWVMKEFNIDEMEIGSIHIPGRDLCGFNQEEFLQKVPNGEILWSHLELLRKYVLASQDQSGGDATVTIDQPVQIIPAQVSTPTAIKVFKQNRGSRTPRISGEERSSPGNRTGNNGQIQLWQFLLELLTDKDARDCISWVGEEGEFKLNQPELVAQKWGQRKNKPTMNYEKLSRALRYYYDGDMISKVQGKRFVYKFVCDLRTLIGYSAAELNSLVTECEQKKLARMQMHGIGQPITTVTLATTTLDKDS